The stretch of DNA CAAGTACGCGTAAGAGTATCGCATCGGGCACCGTTTGCATTAGCGACGACGCCCGATTATTTCCTGGCGCCAGTTTctaaatttacacaaattattttcaaagaaTTTTGTCGCCGTCATGTTGGCCGACCGTTTGCGTGGCGCTTTCACGCATATTCTCTTCCACTTCACTTCGCATTCGCGTACTCTCGCAAATACTCACACACGTACACGGTGCTACAGAGAGCACATGATAAAGCGAAAATAAGCCCACACAAACgtaggagagagagattgcttGGATGGGATCGCGAGAGAGTGGGTACGTCTGGGCAAAAAGTCAAGGCGCGCAGTGAGCGCAGGAacttgaaattcaattttctttgAGAGCATTCAATACCTAATACAGAGACGGACCGGTTACactacatatttttgtacacatgtacgtaagtatgtatttatgtatgtttggcGCCACCAAatacacagaacagaacacagtCGTGGTCTGCAGTATTGGAGCGCCGGCCCCAGGTAGACGTTTTAGTATGGTTTGTCGTACGAAAATTGTAAGCGTTGGGTCAAAACAGAGGATGCAATTTTCCAAATGAATTTTAGTTGTATGTCCTACTGGATCAGGTGTATAATCTGGATAAGTATTTCTCTTTAACCCGGGTTATAACCCGTCCGCAAATGTATCTCACACGTCCTTTGGTATGTACAtaatgatgtacatatgtatggtaCTATACTCTTGAATCCGCTAATAGCCTTGGCTTTGTCAATCCTACCTGTATCGCTGATGTTTATTATGCGGTACCAATGCAGTGGGTTGCAGCATGTGTACACGCAGTCTCGTGCGCTGGGACAGGCGGGCAGGCGTTTTAGCTCCACGCCGCTCCTGAGGCTGGGCCAAAAGAAGAGTCGACACGCGGTCAAGTGCTGCTCCTTGTCGGCTGGCGAGGTGGTGCACTTGATCAGAATGCACTGCAAGAAGGTTGGCGGGGTGGCAATTACGGCGTCGATGTTTGACTTTCTTGAGGGATGATCCACGCGGCTTTTGACGGCACGCAAAAGTTCGgactgttgcttctgcttgagCAGCTTCATCAGGGCATCGAAATCTTTTCGATTGGGCGTCTCGGGAGCTTGCGTGGATCCCGTCGTCCAGGAAATGTTCGTCAGCTGGGGGTGCGATTGTTTCGTGAACGGAATTGTGTAGTCTCGGCTCCAGCAAGTCGAGCCGCTGCTGGCCTCCGCTGCGTGACCGCCGGCGCCACAGCAGTTGCGAAACATGTTTGCTGCAGTCGTACGAAACGTCGTCGCGCTCACTGTTGCCATAGAAGGGGGAGACGTTGAGGTCTGGTGGTGCACTTGATCGTTTTCGTCGATGAACATATCGTCGCCAGAGCTTACGCAGCTGCATCCAGGTTTGGTATAGCTGAAGTCCGAGTCTTCTGTGGCACTGGACGCGGGTGATGGTGATCCCAACGTACCCGTGATGCCACGTGGCACTAGCTGTTGTGTGTAGTTTAGTGGTGGGCGGGGGAGGCGGCAGTTGTTGGCGTTTGAGTTGGGGATGCCGTTGTTGTTCTGGCAGTAAGGGCCGCAACAGTCTGTGGCGTAAGGAATCGAATTGTATGGTGGCGGGGGAGTTTGACGCATCGGTAAGGAAGTTTCCTCGCAATAGGAGCTTCTGCAGCCAAACGAGGTACCCCGCGTCATCTGAAGGCGGTGTCGATGTGGAGGGGGCGGCGGCTGTGGTGGCTGTGTGGGTCCTGGCACCCCATCGCACGCACCTGGATTGTTTTTTGACGCATAACGCCATagttctttcttcttttcgttTGGGAATATCATGGAGGGACATACAGTTTTTTGGTAGCATCGATCTTATCGTATGCGCATTATTCGAATTGACTAACTTGTTTCGCGGACTCGATAAAGCCGGCTAGTCACGGTAGTTTGCGGTGGTTTGCAAAGTGCAATGCAATATGGGTGGGGCTCCGGTGGGAGAGAGGGttcgctgtgtgtgtcccaCACTACGTGATTCGCGCACTTGGCGTGACAGCTCAGCTGGACTTTGACTGGAACGTTTACGTTTCTCGATTTcctgaatatacatacaatatgtacataagtacatacataggtactGATTTGGTACTATTGGTGTCACTCGATGGGTTTGATGATATGTCCTCAGTGGTATTGATATGTAGTAAAG from Drosophila subobscura isolate 14011-0131.10 chromosome O, UCBerk_Dsub_1.0, whole genome shotgun sequence encodes:
- the LOC117896264 gene encoding mothers against decapentaplegic homolog 6 → MIFPNEKKKELWRYASKNNPGACDGVPGPTQPPQPPPPPHRHRLQMTRGTSFGCRSSYCEETSLPMRQTPPPPYNSIPYATDCCGPYCQNNNGIPNSNANNCRLPRPPLNYTQQLVPRGITGTLGSPSPASSATEDSDFSYTKPGCSCVSSGDDMFIDENDQVHHQTSTSPPSMATVSATTFRTTAANMFRNCCGAGGHAAEASSGSTCWSRDYTIPFTKQSHPQLTNISWTTGSTQAPETPNRKDFDALMKLLKQKQQSELLRAVKSRVDHPSRKSNIDAVIATPPTFLQCILIKCTTSPADKEQHLTACRLFFWPSLRSGVELKRLPACPSARDCVYTCCNPLHWYRIINISDTESSLPPYHRSKMLRLKDADSEEEDSQNDRKSAATTWSVQSNSFSSSTFKQAESQFLGPSLESFTTEGKGDTVNARGWCQIAYWELSHRVGEFFHARKTTVNIYTDGIVDSGGDSMCLRELTSVGRGPHSDAVQNTRQKVGLGVTLSLESGDVWIYNRGNVPIFVDSPTLAEHLDRVCKVMPGYCLKAFETTRAQLLITKRSQNHPLGPIDRFSMKISFVKGWGHTYKRQDIMCCPCWLEVHFSHLR